A genomic stretch from Juglans microcarpa x Juglans regia isolate MS1-56 chromosome 3S, Jm3101_v1.0, whole genome shotgun sequence includes:
- the LOC121258154 gene encoding protein ROH1-like isoform X1 has product MPSTDNQGSSSPLVSFGRSIWSMRREQVHSMEPNHEFSAQESELELFQKQITDRFQELAAVTPDELLSIAWVRKLLDVFVSCQEEFRIILLKNKEWVSKPPLDRLVAEFFERSVKALDICNATRNGIENIRLWQKHLEIVVCALESQQRALGEGQLRRARKALVDMALAMLDEKGSGSAFSNRNRSFGRHNTSKDHHRRRSSGGHSRSLSWSVSRSWSASKQLQSIANNLIPPRGNEIAATSGLAVPLFTMSSVLMFVLWVLVAAIPCQDRGLNTHFSIPRQFSWGNPLQLLHERILEVSKKREHRNSNGLLIEICQAERCARQMTDLVDMVQFPLLEEQKMEVEQGVQELVLICKAFKEGLDPLERQVSQVFRSIMNCRTEGLEFFSKSNSLE; this is encoded by the coding sequence ATGCCCTCTACCGATAACCAGGGTTCTTCTTCGCCTTTGGTCTCGTTTGGCCGTTCGATTTGGAGTATGAGGAGAGAACAGGTCCACTCCATGGAACCTAATCATGAGTTCAGTGCCCAGGAATCTGAGCTTGAATTGTTCCAAAAACAGATTACCGACCGTTTTCAGGAGCTGGCAGCTGTTACTCCTGATGAGTTGCTCTCAATTGCGTGGGTACGGAAGCTTTTGGATGTTTTTGTCAGCTGCCAGGAGGAATTTAGGATTATCTTGCTGAAAAACAAAGAATGGGTCTCTAAACCGCCTTTGGATCGACTGGTTGCTGAATTCTTTGAAAGGAGTGTGAAAGCGCTTGATATTTGCAATGCAACTCGTAATGGGATTGAGAATATTCGTTTGTGGCAGAAGCATTTGGAGATTGTTGTGTGTGCTTTGGAGTCTCAGCAGAGGGCTTTGGGTGAAGGCCAATTGCGACGTGCAAGGAAGGCTTTGGTGGATATGGCACTTGCGATGCTGGATGAGAAAGGCTCAGGGTCAGCTTTTTCGAACAGGAATCGGTCATTCGGGCGACATAACACTAGCAAAGATCATCATCGTCGTCGGTCCTCAGGGGGGCATTCTCGGTCTCTTTCATGGAGTGTATCTCGTTCTTGGTCTGCATCTAAGCAACTCCAATCAATTGCGAACAACTTGATCCCCCCTCGTGGGAATGAGATTGCGGCTACAAGTGGGCTTGCGGTCCCCCTTTTTACCATGAGCTCTGTGCTCATGTTTGTTTTATGGGTTCTTGTTGCTGCAATTCCGTGTCAGGACCGAGGTCTGAATACTCATTTCTCAATCCCTCGGCAATTCTCGTGGGGAAATCCACTGCAATTGCTTCATGAGCGCATCCTAGAGGTATCTAAGAAGCGGGAGCACCGGAACTCGAATGGTTTGTTGATTGAGATATGTCAGGCTGAGAGATGTGCACGCCAGATGACTGACTTGGTAGATATGGTTCAGTTTCCATTGTTGGAAGAACAGAAAATGGAAGTTGAGCAGGGGGTACAGGAGTTGGTACTGATTTGTAAAGCTTTTAAGGAGGGATTGGACCCGTTGGAGCGCCAAGTGAGCCAAGTTTTCCGTAGCATCATGAATTGCAGAACTGAGGGACTCGAATTCTTCTCTAAATCAAACAGTTTGGAGTAA
- the LOC121258154 gene encoding protein ROH1-like isoform X2, producing MRREQVHSMEPNHEFSAQESELELFQKQITDRFQELAAVTPDELLSIAWVRKLLDVFVSCQEEFRIILLKNKEWVSKPPLDRLVAEFFERSVKALDICNATRNGIENIRLWQKHLEIVVCALESQQRALGEGQLRRARKALVDMALAMLDEKGSGSAFSNRNRSFGRHNTSKDHHRRRSSGGHSRSLSWSVSRSWSASKQLQSIANNLIPPRGNEIAATSGLAVPLFTMSSVLMFVLWVLVAAIPCQDRGLNTHFSIPRQFSWGNPLQLLHERILEVSKKREHRNSNGLLIEICQAERCARQMTDLVDMVQFPLLEEQKMEVEQGVQELVLICKAFKEGLDPLERQVSQVFRSIMNCRTEGLEFFSKSNSLE from the coding sequence ATGAGGAGAGAACAGGTCCACTCCATGGAACCTAATCATGAGTTCAGTGCCCAGGAATCTGAGCTTGAATTGTTCCAAAAACAGATTACCGACCGTTTTCAGGAGCTGGCAGCTGTTACTCCTGATGAGTTGCTCTCAATTGCGTGGGTACGGAAGCTTTTGGATGTTTTTGTCAGCTGCCAGGAGGAATTTAGGATTATCTTGCTGAAAAACAAAGAATGGGTCTCTAAACCGCCTTTGGATCGACTGGTTGCTGAATTCTTTGAAAGGAGTGTGAAAGCGCTTGATATTTGCAATGCAACTCGTAATGGGATTGAGAATATTCGTTTGTGGCAGAAGCATTTGGAGATTGTTGTGTGTGCTTTGGAGTCTCAGCAGAGGGCTTTGGGTGAAGGCCAATTGCGACGTGCAAGGAAGGCTTTGGTGGATATGGCACTTGCGATGCTGGATGAGAAAGGCTCAGGGTCAGCTTTTTCGAACAGGAATCGGTCATTCGGGCGACATAACACTAGCAAAGATCATCATCGTCGTCGGTCCTCAGGGGGGCATTCTCGGTCTCTTTCATGGAGTGTATCTCGTTCTTGGTCTGCATCTAAGCAACTCCAATCAATTGCGAACAACTTGATCCCCCCTCGTGGGAATGAGATTGCGGCTACAAGTGGGCTTGCGGTCCCCCTTTTTACCATGAGCTCTGTGCTCATGTTTGTTTTATGGGTTCTTGTTGCTGCAATTCCGTGTCAGGACCGAGGTCTGAATACTCATTTCTCAATCCCTCGGCAATTCTCGTGGGGAAATCCACTGCAATTGCTTCATGAGCGCATCCTAGAGGTATCTAAGAAGCGGGAGCACCGGAACTCGAATGGTTTGTTGATTGAGATATGTCAGGCTGAGAGATGTGCACGCCAGATGACTGACTTGGTAGATATGGTTCAGTTTCCATTGTTGGAAGAACAGAAAATGGAAGTTGAGCAGGGGGTACAGGAGTTGGTACTGATTTGTAAAGCTTTTAAGGAGGGATTGGACCCGTTGGAGCGCCAAGTGAGCCAAGTTTTCCGTAGCATCATGAATTGCAGAACTGAGGGACTCGAATTCTTCTCTAAATCAAACAGTTTGGAGTAA